CGCGCTTTACATATTTTGATTAGTTAAGGGTTATATCCATGAGTGATGCGCTGAAAGCATTGAATAATCTTCGTACGCTGCGCGTTCAGGCACGAGAAATTGAGCTAGACGTGTTAAACGAGATGCTCGAAAAGTTCTCTGTCGTTGTCGCAGAACGTCGTGAAGAAGTGAATGCTGAACAAGCCGCACAGAAAGAAAAAGCGGAGAAGCTGGCATTGTATAAAGAGATGCTGATGAAAGACGGCATCGATATTTCCGATCTGGCCGATCTGGCGCAGAACGAAAGCAAACCAAAAGCGAAACGCGCGCCGCGTCCGGCAAAATATAAGTTCACCGATGAAAACGGCGAAACCAAATTCTGGACCGGCCAGGGCCGCACTCCTTCGCCGATTAAAAAAGCGCTGGATGCAGGCGGCTCGCTGGACGAGTTCCTGATCTAATAATAAAGGCGCTGATAGTCAGCGCCTTTTTTATCTCCGCTTTTCAGCCTTTCCGCATTCGCGGCCGCGATTTATTCAGA
Above is a genomic segment from Pantoea agglomerans containing:
- a CDS encoding H-NS family nucleoid-associated regulatory protein codes for the protein MSDALKALNNLRTLRVQAREIELDVLNEMLEKFSVVVAERREEVNAEQAAQKEKAEKLALYKEMLMKDGIDISDLADLAQNESKPKAKRAPRPAKYKFTDENGETKFWTGQGRTPSPIKKALDAGGSLDEFLI